In Kaistella faecalis, a genomic segment contains:
- a CDS encoding hydroxymethylglutaryl-CoA reductase, degradative: MNHSPVEGFSKLSKQRKIDWLIKEYLNDDRSYEQILQQYWNGDATLQKLHEEFSENTISNFYMPYGIAPNFLIDGKLLALPMAVEESSVVAAASKAAKFWIDKGGFKTTIINTKKLGHTHFILNVEPHKLQHFFNFKLKKKLFEATEEITKNMRNRGGGILNIRLIDKTADLENYFQLKASFDTVDSMGANFINSCLEQFGKTLKEEVANEEAFTQEEKDSLQIVMNILSNFTPDCIVRAEVSCKIEDLKDDSGISNEEFATKFKRAVTIAEIEPFRATTHNKGIMNGVDAVVIATGNDFRATAACAHAYAAKDGKYTSLTHCTIDDGIFRFWIDLPISVGVVGGLTNLHPLVKFSLALLGKPSAQELMSILAVSGLAQNFAALRSLVTTGIQKGHMKMHLFNILNQLGATEEEKNHFVTYFKDKTVTHHEVITEFNNLRNKN; encoded by the coding sequence ATGAATCACAGTCCTGTAGAAGGTTTTTCTAAACTTTCTAAACAAAGAAAAATCGATTGGCTCATCAAAGAATATCTTAATGACGACCGCAGTTACGAGCAGATTTTACAGCAATACTGGAATGGCGATGCAACGCTTCAGAAGCTTCACGAAGAGTTTTCCGAAAATACAATTTCCAACTTTTATATGCCGTACGGAATCGCACCCAATTTCCTTATCGATGGTAAATTGCTGGCGCTACCAATGGCAGTTGAGGAAAGTTCTGTTGTTGCAGCAGCTTCCAAAGCAGCCAAGTTCTGGATCGATAAAGGCGGTTTCAAAACGACCATCATTAATACTAAAAAATTAGGTCATACCCATTTTATTTTAAATGTAGAGCCTCATAAACTGCAGCATTTTTTCAATTTTAAACTGAAGAAAAAACTGTTTGAAGCAACAGAGGAAATCACCAAAAACATGAGAAACCGCGGCGGCGGAATTCTTAATATCCGTCTGATCGATAAAACCGCGGATCTTGAGAATTATTTCCAGCTGAAAGCCAGTTTCGATACGGTGGATTCTATGGGAGCTAATTTCATCAACTCCTGTCTGGAGCAATTCGGAAAAACTTTGAAAGAAGAAGTGGCGAATGAAGAAGCTTTTACTCAGGAGGAAAAAGATTCTCTGCAGATTGTGATGAATATTTTATCGAATTTTACACCTGACTGTATCGTTAGAGCTGAGGTTTCCTGTAAGATTGAAGATCTGAAAGACGACAGCGGAATCTCCAATGAAGAATTTGCAACTAAATTTAAGAGAGCTGTAACGATTGCTGAAATCGAACCTTTCCGCGCAACCACACATAACAAAGGAATCATGAACGGTGTTGACGCTGTAGTAATCGCGACCGGGAATGATTTTCGGGCTACAGCAGCCTGCGCTCATGCGTACGCAGCGAAGGACGGAAAATACACCAGTTTGACACACTGCACGATTGACGACGGCATTTTCAGATTCTGGATTGATCTGCCGATTTCTGTCGGTGTTGTAGGCGGTTTAACGAATCTTCATCCCCTCGTGAAATTTTCGCTTGCACTTTTAGGAAAGCCTTCCGCGCAGGAACTCATGAGTATTCTCGCGGTTTCAGGCCTGGCGCAGAACTTTGCGGCGCTGCGTTCTCTGGTAACTACGGGAATCCAGAAAGGTCATATGAAAATGCACCTGTTCAATATTTTGAATCAGTTAGGAGCTACTGAAGAAGAAAAAAATCATTTCGTTACGTACTTTAAAGATAAAACCGTGACACATCACGAAGTGATTACGGAGTTCAATAATTTGAGAAACAAAAATTAG
- a CDS encoding polyphosphate kinase 2 family protein, with protein sequence MDLDFSDNFIVKGKFSINDTETEYKSKLEKEDGEQMLVDEKVKLRELQERLYADSGQSLLVVLQAMDAAGKDSLIEHVFGGVNPQGCEVHSFKSPSPKEYSHDFLWRHYIALPEKGKIGIFNRSHYESVLVCKVHPEYNLNEKVWDSVSDFDEKFWEERYESIRNFEKHLSENGTTVIKIFLHISKDEQKKRFLDRIDEQEKNWKFSMGDLPERALWDQYMKAYEDAINETSKDYAPWFVIPADDKWFARVAAIQIIIDALEGMNLKFPKLSEADQKELEGARKQLESE encoded by the coding sequence ATGGATTTAGATTTCAGCGACAATTTTATTGTTAAAGGTAAATTTTCGATCAATGATACCGAAACCGAATATAAAAGCAAACTTGAAAAAGAAGATGGAGAGCAGATGCTTGTTGATGAAAAAGTAAAACTCCGTGAACTTCAGGAACGGCTTTATGCAGACTCCGGACAATCTTTACTTGTCGTACTTCAGGCCATGGATGCCGCAGGAAAAGACTCTCTCATTGAACATGTTTTCGGCGGCGTAAATCCTCAGGGCTGCGAAGTACACAGTTTTAAATCGCCAAGTCCGAAAGAATATTCACATGATTTTTTGTGGCGTCATTATATCGCACTTCCAGAAAAAGGAAAAATAGGGATTTTCAACAGAAGCCATTATGAAAGCGTTTTGGTGTGTAAAGTACATCCGGAATATAATCTGAACGAAAAAGTATGGGATTCGGTTTCGGATTTTGATGAAAAATTCTGGGAAGAACGCTACGAAAGCATCAGAAATTTTGAAAAACACCTGTCAGAAAACGGCACCACCGTTATCAAAATTTTTCTCCACATTTCTAAAGACGAACAGAAAAAACGATTTCTCGACCGCATCGATGAGCAGGAAAAAAACTGGAAATTCTCCATGGGAGATTTACCTGAGCGTGCACTTTGGGACCAATACATGAAGGCTTACGAAGACGCCATCAACGAAACTTCAAAAGATTACGCGCCCTGGTTTGTGATTCCGGCGGATGACAAATGGTTCGCCAGAGTTGCCGCGATACAGATTATCATTGATGCACTGGAAGGAATGAATCTGAAATTCCCGAAACTTTCGGAAGCTGACCAGAAAGAGCTGGAGGGAGCAAGAAAGCAATTGGAAAGCGAATAG
- a CDS encoding DUF423 domain-containing protein has translation MKTFTLVVGAVYGLLSVILGAFGAHALKKVLSVEKLTSFETGVRYQMYSALFLLIVGYILKFETPSEKWISILMIAGTFIFSFSIYLLAFNGVSGMNFKFLGPITPIGGLMMIISWAMLIFYFLKNKI, from the coding sequence ATGAAGACATTTACGTTAGTTGTCGGCGCGGTTTACGGACTGCTTTCCGTTATTTTAGGTGCATTCGGTGCGCACGCATTAAAGAAAGTTTTATCGGTGGAAAAACTCACGAGTTTCGAAACCGGAGTAAGATATCAGATGTATTCCGCATTGTTTTTACTCATTGTGGGTTATATTTTAAAATTCGAAACTCCTTCAGAAAAATGGATTTCGATTTTAATGATCGCAGGCACATTTATTTTTTCGTTCAGTATTTACCTGTTGGCGTTCAATGGCGTTTCCGGAATGAATTTTAAATTCTTAGGACCCATTACCCCAATCGGCGGACTGATGATGATCATTTCATGGGCAATGCTGATTTTTTATTTTCTGAAGAATAAAATTTAA
- a CDS encoding DUF1573 domain-containing protein: MKKLFAGLFLTASFAFVSAQTISFDKTTYDYGTVKTGADGHRMFTVKNTGDKPLIISKVQASCGCTTPEWSQDPIMPGKTAQIKVGYNTTIVGPFTKIIEVFSNDTESSRSVITIKGTVDGNVAPEAAARKEVQAVAAPAAELSAKATVAPAATARKNAKKAAN; encoded by the coding sequence ATGAAAAAACTATTTGCAGGTCTGTTTTTAACAGCATCTTTCGCATTTGTATCTGCACAAACTATTTCTTTTGATAAGACTACTTACGATTATGGTACCGTGAAAACCGGTGCTGATGGTCACAGAATGTTTACCGTGAAAAATACAGGTGACAAGCCGCTTATTATTTCCAAAGTGCAGGCTTCTTGCGGATGCACCACTCCGGAATGGAGCCAGGACCCAATCATGCCCGGAAAAACTGCTCAAATTAAAGTAGGTTACAACACCACCATCGTAGGACCATTTACCAAAATTATTGAAGTATTTTCTAACGATACAGAAAGCAGTAGATCCGTAATCACAATCAAAGGAACTGTTGACGGTAATGTAGCTCCTGAAGCTGCTGCCAGAAAAGAGGTACAGGCTGTCGCTGCACCCGCAGCTGAGTTATCTGCAAAAGCAACAGTTGCACCTGCAGCTACTGCCAGAAAAAATGCTAAAAAAGCAGCGAATTAA
- a CDS encoding CPBP family intramembrane glutamic endopeptidase, with product MTIWRAIFVTVSFVVILEIFQIIPILLIEVFDLTAEKHLVPIEIISTSLNLLSFYIYYRLFIKSPLIETNKIRTVHFSSVFLIFFIVVGIILFNKIFINGYNYIFNHNFTVIKSTQKISEFNSSAYFYLFSSIIAAPIIEEIVFRKFIFMQLLQKNSLLKAILVSSFCFSIIHFQDLSNLLPTFVWGIFLSVIFYQSKNIIYPIVTHFLNNVIVSIFAFYNNTIPTYFQEIKFSLLYWLITLSGLAIVIISMKVFINKTKKAET from the coding sequence ATGACGATTTGGAGAGCGATTTTTGTAACAGTTTCTTTCGTTGTTATTTTAGAGATATTTCAAATAATCCCCATTTTACTGATTGAGGTTTTTGACTTGACCGCTGAAAAACATCTAGTACCAATCGAAATTATTTCCACAAGCCTAAATTTACTCTCTTTTTATATCTATTACCGATTATTCATTAAATCCCCACTGATAGAAACCAACAAAATTCGGACTGTACACTTTTCATCAGTCTTCTTAATTTTCTTTATTGTAGTAGGAATAATACTGTTCAATAAGATTTTTATTAACGGATACAATTACATTTTTAATCACAACTTTACGGTCATAAAGAGTACTCAAAAAATTTCTGAGTTTAATAGCTCTGCTTACTTTTATTTATTTTCCTCAATTATAGCTGCACCAATTATTGAAGAAATTGTTTTCCGAAAGTTTATTTTCATGCAATTGCTGCAGAAAAACTCTCTCTTAAAAGCTATACTTGTTTCCAGTTTCTGCTTTTCAATAATTCATTTTCAGGATCTTAGCAATCTTTTGCCAACCTTCGTTTGGGGCATCTTTCTATCAGTAATATTTTATCAAAGCAAAAATATTATTTATCCCATCGTTACTCATTTTCTTAATAATGTAATCGTATCAATATTTGCCTTTTATAACAATACAATTCCCACGTATTTTCAGGAAATAAAATTCAGTTTGTTGTATTGGCTCATCACCCTTTCGGGACTTGCGATCGTGATTATTTCAATGAAAGTATTCATTAATAAAACCAAAAAAGCAGAAACCTAA
- a CDS encoding ABC-F family ATP-binding cassette domain-containing protein codes for MLSVQGLGLHHSGNYLFQNVNFTIKKDDKIGLVGKNGAGKSTLLKMLTGEINFYEGNIVPEGNITIGFLKQDLDFVKGRTVWNETLQAFEQINAMKNELDEVNHQLVTRTDYESDSYENLIHKMTELNDLLMHHDAYNLEGDVEKVLLGLGFKADDFHKITDEFSGGWRMRIELAKLLLQKNDLMLLDEPTNHLDMESIIWLEEFLKDYPGAIVLVSHDKQFMTSVCNRTFDINNKKVDDYKANYTKYLELSKERKEKLTQAKKNQDVEIKQMEDNINRFRASATKSSFAQSLIKKLDKIERIEIDNEDVSKFNIRFVQSVVPGKVIFEAKNLGKAYGHKQVFDKVDFFVERGDRIALLGQNGQGKTTLAKILSGEIRDYSGEWNLGHNVNIGYFAQNQEEVLTPNKTVLEEAEDAATEETRPRVRDLLGSFLFQGDDVQKKTKVLSGGERNRLALCKLLLRPFNTLIMDEPTNHLDIQSKEIIKLALQKFEGTLIVISHDREFLQGLSDKIFEFRDGRMKEFLGDVNEYLEFRQKESIREVSAEKSKLQELRNEPVVEKVVEKPVEKKTVIVSKNQKVIQNKIKKVEEKIAELELKIEEMEATFTKENPSEEILEKYNSQKAELDLALQEWEFLGTQLD; via the coding sequence ATGTTGTCAGTTCAGGGCCTAGGTCTTCATCACTCAGGGAATTATCTCTTTCAGAATGTAAATTTTACCATTAAGAAAGACGATAAAATTGGTCTCGTCGGTAAAAACGGAGCCGGAAAATCTACGCTTCTGAAAATGCTCACCGGCGAAATTAATTTCTACGAAGGAAATATCGTTCCTGAAGGTAACATTACCATCGGATTCCTGAAACAGGATCTTGATTTTGTAAAAGGCAGAACTGTTTGGAATGAAACCCTGCAGGCTTTCGAACAGATCAACGCAATGAAAAACGAGTTGGATGAGGTGAATCATCAGCTGGTTACGAGAACTGATTATGAAAGCGATTCTTATGAGAATTTGATTCATAAAATGACCGAATTGAATGATCTTTTAATGCATCACGATGCCTACAATCTGGAAGGTGATGTAGAAAAAGTTTTGTTAGGTTTAGGTTTTAAAGCCGACGATTTTCATAAAATCACCGACGAATTTTCCGGAGGATGGAGAATGAGGATCGAACTTGCAAAACTGCTTCTTCAGAAGAATGATCTGATGCTTCTCGATGAGCCTACGAATCACTTGGATATGGAGTCGATCATTTGGCTCGAAGAGTTTCTGAAAGATTATCCGGGCGCTATCGTTTTAGTGAGTCACGATAAACAGTTTATGACCTCCGTCTGTAACAGGACTTTCGACATCAACAATAAAAAAGTTGATGATTACAAAGCAAATTATACAAAATATCTTGAATTAAGTAAAGAACGTAAAGAAAAACTTACGCAGGCAAAGAAAAATCAGGATGTTGAAATCAAGCAGATGGAAGATAACATCAACCGTTTCCGCGCTTCGGCAACCAAATCATCTTTCGCACAGTCTTTAATTAAGAAACTCGATAAAATCGAAAGAATTGAAATCGATAACGAAGATGTTTCCAAATTCAATATCCGTTTTGTACAGTCGGTTGTGCCTGGGAAAGTAATTTTCGAAGCTAAAAATTTAGGTAAAGCTTACGGACACAAACAGGTTTTCGATAAAGTTGATTTCTTTGTAGAACGTGGTGACAGAATCGCGCTTCTTGGGCAGAACGGACAGGGAAAAACAACTTTGGCTAAGATTCTTTCCGGGGAAATTAGAGATTATTCAGGTGAGTGGAATCTTGGTCATAACGTGAACATCGGCTATTTCGCGCAGAATCAGGAAGAGGTTTTAACACCGAATAAAACGGTTCTGGAGGAAGCGGAAGACGCTGCAACCGAAGAAACCCGCCCGAGAGTCCGCGACTTGTTGGGAAGCTTTCTTTTCCAGGGTGATGATGTTCAGAAAAAGACGAAAGTGCTTTCCGGAGGGGAAAGAAACCGTTTAGCGTTGTGTAAATTGCTGCTTCGGCCTTTCAATACGCTGATCATGGATGAGCCGACGAATCACCTTGATATTCAGTCCAAAGAAATTATCAAACTTGCGCTTCAGAAATTTGAAGGAACCTTAATCGTAATTTCTCACGACAGAGAATTTTTACAGGGACTGAGCGACAAAATATTTGAATTCCGCGATGGAAGAATGAAGGAGTTTTTAGGAGACGTCAATGAATATCTGGAATTCCGTCAGAAAGAAAGTATCCGCGAGGTTTCTGCCGAGAAATCGAAACTGCAGGAATTACGAAACGAACCTGTTGTAGAAAAAGTGGTTGAAAAACCGGTAGAAAAGAAAACCGTGATTGTTTCCAAAAATCAGAAGGTCATTCAGAACAAAATCAAGAAAGTTGAAGAAAAAATCGCGGAACTTGAACTGAAGATCGAGGAAATGGAAGCGACATTCACCAAAGAAAATCCGTCCGAGGAAATTTTGGAAAAATACAATAGCCAAAAAGCAGAACTGGATCTGGCTTTGCAGGAATGGGAATTCCTTGGAACGCAATTGGATTAA
- a CDS encoding mechanosensitive ion channel family protein: MEVDVTKIKYIDIVYRVLERWYTKFAETTPNIAVGIIVFVLILMMSSYLSKVSVKIFHRLFPNSKSNSIVTLIGVFKFLIILMGAFIAFEIMGLGGFVMKFLGSLGVAGVIAGVALKDLVSSMFSGMLISFDKAFAVGDYVSIKGISGTVETIGFLTTKVITDEGKKVYIPNQLIFSAPFINYSASSQRKIFIDLEIPNNEDLDKAKKVILDEIHTFDFADNKDSAEVIFLKQSLGIFYLEARFQMKTGEKIAHIRSEALLRIKKKLDENGIQLATQTQIDSGSPAQE; encoded by the coding sequence ATGGAAGTAGATGTAACTAAAATTAAATACATAGATATCGTTTACCGCGTTCTGGAACGCTGGTACACCAAATTCGCAGAAACCACACCCAATATCGCCGTCGGAATTATTGTCTTTGTTCTGATTCTGATGATGAGCTCTTATCTGAGTAAAGTTTCAGTAAAGATTTTTCACCGGCTGTTTCCGAACAGCAAAAGCAACTCCATCGTTACGCTGATCGGGGTTTTTAAATTCCTCATTATTTTAATGGGTGCTTTTATCGCTTTTGAAATTATGGGATTGGGCGGATTTGTGATGAAATTCCTGGGAAGTTTGGGTGTTGCCGGTGTGATTGCCGGTGTTGCGCTGAAGGATTTGGTTTCTTCAATGTTTTCGGGAATGCTGATCAGTTTTGATAAAGCATTTGCTGTGGGCGACTATGTTTCAATTAAAGGAATTTCAGGCACCGTGGAAACGATTGGATTTCTTACCACTAAAGTTATCACTGATGAAGGCAAGAAAGTTTACATTCCGAATCAGCTTATTTTCAGTGCGCCATTCATTAATTATTCTGCGTCATCGCAAAGAAAAATTTTCATCGATTTAGAAATCCCCAATAATGAGGACTTAGATAAAGCTAAAAAAGTGATTCTGGATGAAATCCACACTTTTGATTTTGCCGATAATAAGGATTCTGCAGAAGTAATTTTCCTGAAACAAAGTCTCGGAATCTTCTATCTGGAAGCAAGGTTTCAGATGAAAACCGGAGAAAAGATCGCACATATTCGCAGCGAGGCGCTTTTAAGAATCAAGAAAAAACTCGATGAGAACGGAATTCAGCTGGCAACACAGACGCAGATTGATTCCGGGAGTCCGGCTCAGGAATAG
- a CDS encoding DUF4846 domain-containing protein, producing the protein MKTVFLSTLLFLVLSCNKTTDSSAKNNGSEGSERLETPSLIKIKKDQNTIKERFPAPDGYEYSTSRPFSFAEYIESFPLKAYGSPILKYDGTEIETQHLHEAIFDIDTGTKDLQQCADAIIRLRAEYLFKLKKYDEIKFHFTSGDLMTWNDYKNGTRAIVNGNAVQFRKTENFDDSRENFRKYLDLVFNYAGTISLNKETKPVLNTRDLKTGDILITAGSPGHIVFIAGVSENQQGKKLFLLAEGFTPAQSIHLLKNPFDKKISPWYDLDVNADETKTARYFFKPTNFRSF; encoded by the coding sequence ATGAAAACAGTATTTCTTTCTACTTTATTATTTCTCGTCTTAAGTTGTAATAAAACAACAGATTCTTCAGCTAAAAACAACGGCAGTGAAGGCTCTGAAAGGTTGGAAACACCATCTCTTATAAAAATAAAAAAAGATCAAAACACGATCAAGGAAAGATTTCCTGCACCAGATGGTTACGAATATTCAACTTCACGACCATTTTCCTTTGCGGAATATATTGAATCTTTTCCACTGAAAGCATACGGCTCTCCTATCCTGAAATATGACGGAACAGAAATCGAAACACAACATCTCCATGAAGCTATTTTTGATATTGATACTGGAACAAAAGATTTGCAGCAATGTGCCGATGCGATTATTCGGTTACGGGCAGAATATTTATTTAAATTAAAAAAATACGACGAAATTAAATTTCATTTTACCAGCGGAGATTTAATGACGTGGAACGACTATAAAAACGGAACCCGCGCAATTGTCAATGGCAATGCGGTACAGTTTCGAAAAACAGAAAACTTTGATGATTCCAGAGAAAATTTCCGGAAGTACCTGGATCTGGTTTTTAATTATGCCGGAACGATTTCTCTAAATAAAGAAACAAAGCCGGTCCTGAATACGCGGGATCTAAAAACTGGTGACATCCTGATTACTGCGGGAAGTCCGGGGCATATCGTTTTTATTGCAGGTGTTTCTGAAAATCAGCAGGGAAAGAAACTGTTTTTGCTGGCAGAAGGGTTTACGCCGGCTCAATCGATCCATTTACTGAAAAATCCTTTTGATAAAAAAATTTCACCGTGGTATGATTTAGATGTAAATGCTGACGAAACGAAAACCGCCAGATATTTCTTCAAACCCACCAATTTTAGAAGTTTTTAA
- a CDS encoding zinc ribbon domain-containing protein: MFFFIAGNTKKLVGHETRKISKNGFMVNAEIKVFKNYITLFFIPLIPLGKKYSIYIPHTDEYYATDYFSKMPENYLEICKDVGRKF; encoded by the coding sequence ATGTTCTTTTTCATCGCAGGAAACACCAAAAAATTAGTCGGTCACGAAACCAGAAAAATCAGTAAGAACGGTTTTATGGTGAATGCTGAGATTAAAGTCTTCAAAAATTACATCACCTTATTTTTCATTCCGCTTATTCCTTTAGGAAAAAAGTACAGTATTTATATTCCGCATACAGATGAATATTACGCGACTGATTATTTTTCTAAAATGCCAGAGAATTATTTAGAAATCTGTAAAGACGTCGGTAGAAAATTTTAA
- the sucC gene encoding ADP-forming succinate--CoA ligase subunit beta: MNLHEYQSKEILAKYGVNIQRGFVANNVEEAVDAANKLKELNGNEGWVVKAQVHAGGRGKGGGVKFSPNLDKLKENAGNIIGMQLVTPQTSAEGKKVNFVLVAEDVYYPGETETKEFYVSILLDRAQGKNMIVYSTEGGMDIEHVAEVTPHLIHNEVIDPAVGLQGFQARKIAFNLGLSGDAFKDFTKFITNLYSAYVGIDASLFEINPVLKTSDNKIIAVDAKVSLDDNALFRHKDLAVLRDTREEDPTDVEAGEAGLNFVKLDGDVACMVNGAGLAMATMDIIKLSGGNPANFLDVGGTADAERVQKAFGIILKDPNVKAILINIFGGIVRCDRVAQGVVDAYKAMGSLPVPLIVRLQGTNAVEAKQLIDNSGLPVHSAITLEEAANKVKEVLGH, encoded by the coding sequence ATGAATCTTCACGAATACCAATCTAAAGAGATTTTGGCAAAATATGGAGTAAACATCCAGAGAGGTTTTGTCGCAAACAATGTCGAAGAAGCTGTAGATGCCGCTAATAAATTAAAAGAACTCAACGGAAATGAAGGCTGGGTAGTAAAAGCTCAGGTTCATGCCGGTGGTCGTGGAAAAGGCGGTGGCGTGAAGTTTTCGCCAAATTTGGATAAACTTAAAGAAAACGCAGGAAACATCATCGGAATGCAGTTGGTAACTCCACAAACTTCCGCTGAAGGTAAAAAAGTGAATTTCGTTCTCGTAGCCGAAGATGTTTATTATCCGGGAGAAACAGAAACAAAAGAATTTTATGTTTCTATCCTTTTAGACAGAGCTCAGGGGAAAAACATGATCGTATATTCTACCGAAGGTGGTATGGATATTGAGCACGTTGCAGAAGTAACTCCACATTTGATTCATAACGAGGTAATTGATCCTGCTGTTGGTCTTCAGGGTTTCCAGGCAAGAAAAATCGCTTTCAACTTAGGTTTAAGCGGAGATGCTTTCAAGGATTTCACAAAATTCATCACTAATTTATACAGCGCTTACGTAGGTATTGACGCATCACTTTTTGAAATCAACCCGGTTCTGAAAACTTCAGATAACAAAATTATCGCGGTAGATGCTAAAGTTTCTTTAGATGACAACGCACTTTTCCGTCACAAAGATTTAGCAGTATTAAGAGATACAAGAGAAGAAGATCCTACAGATGTAGAAGCTGGCGAAGCTGGTCTTAACTTCGTGAAACTGGACGGTGACGTTGCATGTATGGTAAACGGAGCTGGTTTGGCAATGGCTACAATGGATATTATCAAACTTTCTGGCGGTAACCCTGCAAACTTCCTTGACGTTGGTGGAACTGCAGATGCAGAAAGAGTTCAGAAAGCTTTCGGTATCATCCTGAAAGATCCGAATGTAAAAGCAATTCTGATCAACATTTTCGGTGGTATTGTACGTTGCGACCGTGTAGCTCAGGGTGTTGTGGATGCTTACAAAGCAATGGGAAGCCTTCCTGTTCCTTTGATCGTGAGGCTGCAGGGAACCAACGCTGTCGAAGCGAAGCAATTGATCGACAATTCAGGTCTTCCTGTACATTCAGCAATTACGCTTGAAGAAGCTGCCAATAAAGTAAAAGAAGTTTTAGGTCACTAA
- a CDS encoding DMT family transporter, translating to MTKARIALFIGILCISIFPVIVRMNLTSGLISAFYRMAIATAILLPVALYKGKLGLKNRKLILPIAICGILFASDIAVWNISIQHSSATQATLLTNLSPIWVGVFSFVFLNYRPRKSFWLGTLIALMGMMVFVGVDTILELKLDTAFFLGVLSGLLYALYILVSKTVLEKVEVITFITYSMIFSTVFLFIVNIAFGEEFFWFSSQAWISLFVQGIVCQLIAWLLISYATQNMRATRVSLSLLSQAIFAALLAAVFIGEKITPVQMIGSIIILAGIATTFYEKKKQEIA from the coding sequence ATGACCAAAGCAAGAATCGCATTATTCATCGGGATTTTGTGTATTTCCATATTTCCCGTCATCGTCCGCATGAATCTTACGTCGGGACTCATTTCTGCATTTTACCGAATGGCAATTGCAACTGCCATTCTTTTGCCTGTGGCGCTTTACAAAGGGAAACTTGGTTTAAAGAACCGTAAACTGATACTCCCGATTGCGATTTGCGGAATACTTTTCGCCTCAGATATTGCCGTCTGGAATATCTCGATTCAGCACTCATCAGCAACCCAGGCAACGCTGCTGACAAATCTTTCACCGATTTGGGTGGGCGTTTTTTCATTTGTTTTTCTGAATTACCGCCCCAGAAAAAGCTTCTGGCTGGGAACATTGATCGCTTTAATGGGAATGATGGTTTTCGTTGGTGTTGACACGATTTTAGAATTGAAATTAGACACCGCTTTTTTCCTCGGAGTTTTATCGGGATTACTATATGCTTTATATATTTTAGTAAGCAAAACAGTTTTGGAAAAAGTTGAAGTGATCACTTTTATCACCTACAGTATGATTTTCTCTACGGTTTTTCTCTTCATTGTAAATATCGCTTTTGGGGAGGAATTTTTTTGGTTTTCCAGTCAAGCCTGGATTTCGCTTTTTGTTCAGGGAATCGTATGTCAGTTAATTGCGTGGCTGCTAATCAGTTATGCGACTCAAAATATGAGGGCGACCCGCGTTTCGCTAAGCCTTCTCAGTCAGGCTATTTTTGCGGCGCTTTTGGCTGCAGTGTTCATCGGTGAAAAAATTACTCCCGTTCAGATGATTGGAAGCATCATCATATTGGCAGGCATCGCAACCACTTTCTATGAAAAGAAAAAACAGGAAATAGCGTAA